Proteins from a genomic interval of Amycolatopsis sp. cg13:
- a CDS encoding sigma-70 family RNA polymerase sigma factor, which yields MPTATVPEPVEGYVPLAALPRPSGLAERLETVVRAARDGVPGAAPELLALLKPVIARYCRARIGGRDLSYLSADDVAQEVCIAVLQAVAGYEDRGGSFLHLVRAIAANKVADAFRAVSRDRSRPVSDVPENPDLREGPESHTLTADLGASLGRLLAGMPKLQQEILTMRVVVGLTSAETAKALGISAGNVRVTQCRALAKLRESIQEQGLAEALLA from the coding sequence ATGCCCACCGCCACCGTGCCCGAACCGGTCGAAGGCTATGTCCCGCTCGCCGCGCTGCCGCGCCCGTCCGGGCTCGCCGAGCGCCTGGAAACCGTGGTCCGCGCGGCCCGCGACGGCGTCCCCGGCGCGGCTCCGGAACTGCTGGCGCTGCTCAAACCGGTGATCGCGCGCTACTGCCGGGCCCGCATCGGCGGACGCGACCTGTCGTACCTGTCGGCCGACGACGTCGCGCAGGAGGTGTGCATCGCGGTCCTGCAGGCAGTTGCCGGCTACGAGGACCGCGGCGGATCGTTCCTGCACCTGGTGCGCGCGATCGCGGCGAACAAGGTGGCCGACGCTTTCCGCGCGGTGTCACGAGACCGCTCGCGGCCGGTGTCCGACGTCCCGGAGAACCCGGATCTGCGCGAGGGCCCGGAATCGCACACGCTGACCGCCGACCTCGGCGCGTCGCTGGGCAGGCTGCTGGCCGGGATGCCGAAGCTGCAACAGGAAATCCTGACGATGCGCGTGGTCGTCGGGCTGACGTCCGCGGAGACGGCGAAGGCGCTGGGGATCTCGGCGGGCAACGTCCGGGTGACGCAATGCCGCGCGCTGGCCAAGCTGCGCGAGTCGATCCAGGAGCAGGGGCTCGCCGAAGCGCTGCTCGCGTGA
- a CDS encoding STAS domain-containing protein, translating to MEAGSQGSARLKSSYRYDDLDVLTLLLAGELDAGTALVVVRAVTFALAKRPMALVLDLTGLTQLSDAGVHVLRAAQDRAAAEGVVLRLLAHPSGEAGRRLAETGMTGVFDIYPDRTAVRVETDRIAFLRRMKRRLDTG from the coding sequence ATGGAAGCCGGCTCACAGGGATCGGCACGGCTGAAGTCGTCGTACCGCTACGACGACCTCGACGTGCTCACACTGCTGCTGGCGGGGGAACTCGACGCCGGCACCGCGCTGGTGGTGGTGCGCGCGGTGACCTTCGCGCTGGCCAAGCGCCCGATGGCGCTGGTGCTGGATCTGACCGGGCTGACGCAGCTGAGCGACGCGGGCGTCCACGTCCTGCGGGCCGCCCAGGACCGGGCGGCCGCCGAGGGCGTGGTGCTGCGGCTGCTCGCGCACCCCTCCGGAGAGGCGGGCCGGCGGCTGGCCGAGACCGGCATGACCGGGGTGTTCGACATCTACCCGGACCGCACGGCGGTCCGCGTGGAGACCGACCGGATCGCGTTCCTGCGCCGGATGAAACGGCGTCTCGACACGGGCTGA
- a CDS encoding trypsin-like serine protease: MRIARTAAVLSGLAFAAVAAASPAVAAPAQPAIIDGSTADSLHSAARMFAGGQELCSATIVAPDWILTARHCTQGAGGKQITFHVGSLDQTQGTEVSATSVHDSPDADISLVQIDQKVQTEYAPLGTSSDVNVGDTAQVYGWGATCTDQPEINCQSQVLKVANVQVTSVNCPDGAAGVSVCANRGDGITAGGDSGGPMYANGKQVGVASTSDRQSYTAYINVTQYRDWIQSVAGV; this comes from the coding sequence GTGCGAATCGCGCGTACCGCCGCAGTCCTGTCCGGCCTGGCTTTCGCCGCCGTCGCCGCGGCCTCCCCCGCCGTGGCCGCTCCCGCCCAGCCCGCCATCATCGACGGCAGCACCGCCGACTCCCTGCACTCCGCCGCCCGCATGTTCGCCGGCGGCCAGGAACTCTGTTCCGCCACGATCGTCGCGCCCGACTGGATCCTCACCGCCCGCCACTGCACCCAGGGCGCGGGCGGCAAGCAGATCACCTTCCACGTCGGCAGCCTCGACCAGACCCAGGGCACCGAGGTCTCCGCGACGTCGGTGCACGACTCCCCCGACGCCGACATCTCGCTGGTCCAGATCGACCAGAAGGTGCAGACCGAGTACGCGCCGCTCGGCACCTCGAGCGACGTCAACGTCGGCGACACCGCCCAGGTCTACGGCTGGGGCGCGACCTGCACCGACCAGCCCGAGATCAACTGCCAGTCGCAGGTGCTGAAGGTGGCGAACGTCCAGGTCACCTCCGTCAACTGCCCGGACGGCGCGGCCGGCGTCTCGGTGTGCGCGAACCGCGGCGACGGCATCACCGCCGGCGGCGACTCCGGCGGCCCGATGTACGCGAACGGCAAGCAGGTCGGCGTCGCCTCCACCAGCGACCGCCAGTCCTACACCGCCTACATCAACGTCACCCAGTACCGCGACTGGATCCAGTCGGTCGCGGGCGTCTGA
- a CDS encoding helicase HerA domain-containing protein: MIEHLAVLATLRFDWADTPDHVWRDSPYHVDGLHPDVMAAIDVGIRDAAASDGPSPIGLVMQGMKGVGKTHLLGMVRRAAHRAGGYFFLDDLTAGDAFWEDTADALRRGLLRSDDSAEPQVRSFVRRVCERGDVPWESTSALVSGRGLSRSHVDAFLMGLRKLDRQVAVECADTARALVLYAAEDLTQNEVGDDYLGRFEESKSGARRKWGIRAKPKSASDQVHDITRLLALTGPVVIGVDQLDTLLAVSDLQAKEVGSREDNNLLVAQIADGLMELREITRRTLTVLACLPATWQQIKGKAADTVPDRFRETLTLGRVLDAEVGRQLVERRLGFAYAAMDFTPPHQTWPVAASAFDGPWEENTPREILKRIGAHIDACVRAERVQELTTFNPDTPSVLPARPGPKPDRFAELDDWFDQLRADADPSALLDHKVEDEVMPRLLSAALRGWITEVGDDEMEWDTRVSEDELHAWLTHTLDEASDLEEHWAFRAISAKNPIAVLSRFRKARSAAGLRAGAGNRHLVLIRNSSWSKGEKTQAELRAFEAAGGKRLRMSEADVRTFWALDEMFVNGGPDVHEWLIDRRPARRSQLLSGVLPDAARPDGAAQATRTPEAPRPASQRPNPVPQPSLFPQPTPSPAQTPRSHRTGNTQAPRSDGTHPPPDGTITLGTETGSGKPIHIELSALRKHAAVFAGSGSGKTVLLRRIIEECALLGVSSIVLDPNNDLARLGDAWPSPPSGWGPEDAQLAEKYLEGTDVVVWTPGRATGRPLGFEPLPDFAGVLDDEDEFSAAVEVAVAALAPQARLTGSTAKADIGLAVLRQTIVHHARTGSRSLPELIDVLGDLPEGVTNLNGGRKIAAEVAELLKAAMVNDPLFAGTGTPVDPALLLTPADGKRARISVISFAGLPSEAQRQSFVNQLQMELFAWIKRNPAGDRPLGALFVMDEAQTLAASGSLTASTRSTIVLAAQARKYGLGLLFATQAPKGLHNQIAGNAMTQFFGRLNSPAQIAAANEMARAKGSPVADISRLERAQFYVSGEAFGFRRVSTPLCLSHHPASPLRLEEVLARARNGEGKGEG, from the coding sequence ATGATCGAACACCTTGCGGTATTGGCCACGCTGCGATTCGACTGGGCGGACACGCCCGACCACGTGTGGCGGGATTCGCCGTACCACGTCGACGGTCTGCACCCCGACGTGATGGCCGCGATCGACGTCGGCATCCGCGACGCCGCGGCGAGCGACGGGCCGAGCCCGATCGGACTGGTCATGCAGGGCATGAAGGGGGTCGGCAAAACCCATCTGCTCGGCATGGTCCGGCGAGCGGCGCACCGGGCGGGCGGCTACTTCTTCCTCGACGACCTCACCGCGGGCGACGCGTTCTGGGAGGACACCGCCGACGCGCTGCGGCGAGGACTGCTGCGCTCGGACGACTCGGCGGAACCGCAGGTGCGCAGCTTCGTCCGCCGGGTGTGCGAGCGCGGCGACGTGCCGTGGGAAAGCACTTCGGCGCTGGTCAGCGGACGCGGACTGAGCCGGTCGCACGTCGACGCGTTCCTGATGGGACTGCGGAAACTGGACCGGCAGGTCGCGGTCGAATGCGCGGACACCGCCCGCGCGCTGGTGCTGTACGCCGCCGAAGACCTGACGCAGAACGAGGTGGGCGACGATTACCTCGGCCGCTTCGAGGAATCGAAATCCGGGGCCCGGCGCAAGTGGGGGATCAGGGCGAAGCCGAAGTCCGCCTCGGACCAGGTGCACGACATCACCCGGCTGCTCGCGCTCACCGGGCCGGTCGTGATCGGCGTCGACCAGCTCGACACGCTGCTGGCCGTTTCCGATCTGCAGGCGAAGGAAGTCGGCAGCCGCGAGGACAACAACCTGCTCGTCGCCCAGATCGCCGACGGGCTGATGGAACTGCGCGAGATCACCCGGCGGACGCTCACCGTGCTGGCCTGCCTGCCCGCGACCTGGCAGCAGATCAAGGGGAAGGCCGCGGACACGGTGCCTGACCGGTTCCGGGAAACGCTCACGCTCGGCAGGGTGCTGGACGCCGAAGTCGGCAGGCAGCTGGTGGAGCGGCGGCTGGGATTCGCCTACGCGGCCATGGATTTCACCCCGCCGCACCAAACCTGGCCAGTAGCGGCCTCGGCGTTCGACGGGCCGTGGGAGGAGAACACGCCGCGGGAGATCCTCAAGCGGATCGGTGCGCACATCGACGCCTGCGTGCGAGCGGAACGGGTGCAGGAGCTGACCACGTTCAATCCGGACACGCCTTCGGTGCTGCCCGCGCGCCCGGGGCCGAAGCCCGACCGCTTCGCCGAACTGGACGACTGGTTCGACCAGCTCCGCGCGGACGCGGACCCGTCGGCGCTGCTCGACCACAAGGTCGAGGACGAGGTGATGCCCCGGCTGCTGTCGGCCGCCTTGCGCGGCTGGATCACCGAGGTCGGCGACGACGAGATGGAGTGGGACACCCGCGTCAGCGAGGACGAGCTGCACGCCTGGCTCACCCACACCCTCGACGAGGCCTCGGATCTCGAAGAACACTGGGCGTTCCGCGCGATCTCGGCGAAGAACCCGATCGCCGTGCTCAGCCGCTTCCGGAAGGCCCGTTCGGCGGCGGGATTGCGGGCCGGTGCGGGGAACCGGCATCTGGTGCTGATCCGGAACTCCTCGTGGTCCAAAGGGGAGAAAACCCAAGCCGAACTGCGAGCGTTCGAAGCCGCCGGAGGGAAGCGGCTCAGGATGTCCGAAGCGGACGTCCGGACGTTCTGGGCGCTGGACGAGATGTTCGTCAACGGCGGCCCGGACGTCCACGAGTGGCTCATCGACCGCAGGCCCGCCCGGCGTTCCCAGCTGCTGTCCGGAGTCCTGCCCGACGCCGCACGTCCCGACGGCGCCGCGCAGGCGACCCGGACACCGGAAGCCCCACGACCCGCATCTCAGCGGCCGAACCCGGTGCCCCAGCCGTCCCTCTTCCCCCAGCCGACCCCCTCACCAGCACAAACCCCGCGATCCCACCGCACCGGAAACACCCAAGCCCCCCGTTCCGACGGAACCCACCCGCCCCCGGACGGCACCATCACCCTCGGCACCGAAACCGGCTCCGGCAAGCCGATTCACATCGAACTGTCCGCCCTCCGCAAGCACGCCGCCGTCTTCGCCGGTTCCGGATCGGGAAAGACCGTGCTCCTGCGGCGGATCATCGAGGAATGCGCCCTGCTCGGCGTGTCGTCCATCGTGCTGGACCCCAACAACGACCTCGCCCGCCTGGGCGACGCGTGGCCGAGCCCGCCGAGCGGCTGGGGACCCGAAGACGCTCAGCTGGCCGAGAAATACCTCGAAGGCACTGACGTCGTCGTGTGGACACCGGGTCGCGCCACCGGTCGCCCGCTGGGGTTCGAGCCGCTGCCGGATTTCGCGGGAGTGCTCGACGACGAGGACGAGTTCTCCGCGGCGGTCGAGGTGGCCGTAGCAGCTCTCGCACCGCAGGCCCGCCTCACCGGCAGCACCGCGAAGGCCGACATCGGCTTGGCCGTGCTCCGGCAGACGATCGTGCACCACGCCCGCACCGGCTCGCGAAGCCTGCCGGAGCTGATCGACGTCCTCGGAGATCTTCCCGAGGGCGTCACGAATCTCAACGGCGGCCGGAAAATCGCCGCGGAAGTCGCGGAGCTGCTCAAGGCCGCGATGGTGAACGATCCGCTGTTCGCCGGAACCGGAACACCGGTGGATCCGGCGTTGCTGCTCACCCCGGCGGACGGCAAACGCGCGCGGATCTCGGTGATCAGTTTCGCCGGGCTGCCGTCCGAAGCCCAGCGGCAGAGCTTCGTGAACCAGCTGCAGATGGAGCTGTTCGCGTGGATCAAGCGGAATCCGGCGGGGGACCGGCCGCTCGGCGCGCTGTTCGTGATGGACGAGGCGCAGACGCTCGCGGCGTCGGGCTCGCTCACCGCGAGCACGCGCAGCACGATCGTGCTGGCCGCGCAGGCCCGGAAGTACGGGCTGGGGCTGCTGTTCGCGACGCAGGCGCCGAAAGGCCTGCACAACCAGATCGCCGGCAACGCGATGACGCAGTTCTTCGGGCGGCTCAACAGCCCGGCGCAGATCGCCGCGGCGAACGAGATGGCGCGGGCGAAGGGGAGTCCGGTGGCGGACATCTCGCGGCTGGAGCGGGCCCAGTTCTACGTGTCCGGCGAGGCGTTCGGGTTCCGGCGGGTGTCGACGCCGCTGTGCCTGAGCCACCACCCGGCGAGCCCGCTGCGCCTCGAGGAGGTGCTCGCGCGGGCCAGGAACGGGGAGGGAAAAGGGGAGGGATGA
- a CDS encoding KGGVGR-motif variant AAA ATPase, whose protein sequence is MTGTVITFYSFKGGVGRSFALANIAVLLARWGHRVLCVDWDLEAPGLSDYFRPMLDREPDGGVVDLVADFRAGTVQPDRHVLRLAAGDNSPGTLDFLAAGRDSLDYPAQVQGIDWESLYDDRFGAYLEKCREHWTAKYDYVLLDSRTGISDVGSICAAHLPDRLVVLYTANRQSVRGAVDIAKRANVARNALPYDRPQLPVLPVLSRFDTREEYDRSEKWRKFCVEETASLFEPWLDQDVAPETMARHLTLPYVSYWTFGEQLPVLHEESPGADQVGFALETVAAVIAHSFDRTELLEENRDAYVAAVRPQKKDFAYDIQVSMPRSNLTASRAVAEELEKLGIQVGKSLSGDRSRLGRAETEAQHLCLVIDGKASRWQSAEAELFLHRTLGHDRKLILVLTEGTDPRDLSGYLGSVRYLRLGPASGPVKVARSLADEIGAGRALVDTGQSDLVSLLRQAEHARLRPELWDLVGEFASELPAAVGAGDSVRAQELGADLAVLLRPRRHDDGAVLPPPRVRKALAWAQQVLDVRVNGS, encoded by the coding sequence ATGACCGGCACCGTGATCACGTTCTACTCGTTCAAGGGCGGCGTCGGCCGCAGTTTCGCGCTGGCCAACATCGCCGTGCTGCTGGCGCGCTGGGGCCACCGAGTGCTGTGCGTCGACTGGGACCTCGAAGCGCCCGGCCTGAGCGACTACTTCCGCCCGATGCTGGACCGCGAACCGGACGGCGGCGTGGTCGACCTCGTGGCCGATTTCCGGGCCGGAACCGTCCAGCCGGACCGGCACGTCCTCCGGCTGGCCGCGGGCGACAACTCGCCGGGCACCCTGGATTTCCTCGCCGCCGGCCGCGACAGCCTCGACTATCCCGCGCAAGTACAGGGAATCGACTGGGAAAGCCTGTACGACGACCGGTTCGGTGCGTATCTCGAAAAGTGCCGGGAGCACTGGACCGCCAAGTACGACTACGTTCTCCTCGACAGTCGCACCGGAATCTCCGACGTCGGCAGCATTTGCGCGGCGCACCTGCCGGACCGGCTCGTCGTCCTGTACACAGCGAACCGGCAAAGCGTCCGCGGCGCGGTCGACATCGCGAAACGGGCCAACGTCGCCCGCAACGCCCTGCCGTACGACCGTCCGCAGCTGCCGGTGCTGCCGGTGCTCTCGCGGTTCGACACGCGCGAGGAGTACGACCGCTCCGAGAAGTGGCGGAAGTTCTGCGTCGAGGAGACCGCGAGCCTGTTCGAACCCTGGCTTGACCAGGACGTCGCGCCGGAAACGATGGCGCGGCACCTGACTCTGCCGTACGTGTCGTATTGGACCTTCGGCGAGCAGCTTCCGGTGCTGCACGAAGAAAGCCCGGGCGCGGACCAGGTCGGCTTCGCGCTCGAAACGGTCGCCGCGGTGATCGCGCATTCCTTTGACCGCACCGAGTTGCTGGAGGAAAACCGCGACGCCTACGTGGCCGCGGTGCGTCCGCAGAAGAAGGATTTCGCCTACGACATCCAGGTGAGCATGCCGCGCTCGAACCTGACGGCGTCCCGGGCGGTGGCGGAAGAACTCGAAAAACTCGGGATCCAGGTAGGGAAATCGCTGTCCGGAGACCGGTCGCGGCTCGGCCGGGCGGAGACCGAGGCGCAGCACCTGTGCCTGGTGATCGACGGCAAGGCGAGCCGGTGGCAATCCGCGGAGGCGGAACTGTTCCTGCACCGCACGCTGGGCCACGACCGCAAGCTGATCCTGGTGCTCACCGAGGGCACCGACCCCCGCGACCTGTCCGGCTATCTCGGCAGCGTGCGGTACCTGCGCCTGGGCCCCGCGTCCGGTCCGGTGAAGGTCGCGCGCAGCCTCGCCGACGAAATCGGCGCCGGACGGGCCTTGGTCGACACCGGCCAGTCCGACCTGGTTTCCCTGCTGCGGCAAGCCGAACACGCCCGGCTGCGCCCGGAACTGTGGGACCTCGTGGGCGAGTTCGCCAGCGAACTGCCGGCCGCGGTCGGAGCCGGGGACAGCGTGCGCGCGCAGGAACTCGGCGCGGACCTGGCCGTGCTGCTGCGCCCGCGCCGCCACGACGACGGTGCGGTACTGCCGCCGCCGCGGGTCCGGAAAGCGTTGGCCTGGGCCCAGCAAGTGCTCGACGTGCGGGTGAACGGCAGCTAG
- a CDS encoding TIR domain-containing protein, producing MYHYDVFISYLRTADPIARWVRNHFQPRLRELLDGNLDREVRVFFDGSVRVGDRWPDELRNALQRTRILVPVASGQYFYNEWCLAEWASMAHREKLAGGERPATLIYPVIYADSKNFPPFAHQRRWQNLTDWNHPYEHFQVSPKYIGFHDKMNEIAAEVEELISAAPPWRPDWPVLTPVPDDPPTSRVPKF from the coding sequence GTGTACCACTACGACGTTTTCATCAGTTATCTGCGCACCGCCGATCCGATCGCCCGGTGGGTGCGCAACCATTTCCAGCCGCGGTTGCGCGAACTGCTCGACGGAAACCTCGACCGGGAGGTCAGGGTGTTCTTCGACGGTTCCGTCCGGGTCGGCGACCGCTGGCCGGACGAGCTGCGCAACGCGTTGCAGCGCACCAGGATTCTCGTCCCGGTGGCGTCCGGGCAGTACTTTTACAACGAATGGTGCCTCGCCGAATGGGCATCGATGGCGCACCGGGAGAAACTCGCCGGCGGCGAACGCCCGGCGACCCTGATCTACCCGGTGATCTACGCCGATTCGAAGAATTTCCCGCCGTTCGCGCACCAGCGCCGGTGGCAGAACCTGACCGACTGGAACCACCCGTACGAGCATTTCCAGGTTTCGCCCAAGTACATCGGCTTCCACGACAAAATGAACGAAATCGCCGCGGAGGTGGAGGAATTGATCAGCGCCGCTCCTCCGTGGCGGCCGGACTGGCCCGTGCTCACCCCGGTGCCGGACGACCCGCCGACCTCCCGCGTCCCGAAATTCTGA
- a CDS encoding SEFIR domain-containing protein yields MSAPAAPRIFISYAHDTAAEHYRQVGTFATFLRARIGLDVRLDQWDDASRLDWSAWAIRNILAADFVLVVASPNYKRRADGEAPFDEGRGSQFEARIMRDALTRDLERETSRILPVVLPGASVEDIPSFLTPYSTTHFRISEFTEDGVAGLLSAITGRSQNERPVRGMWRGETDSAAGPVLATELPWREKSADITAGAARIDGISYEHSVVFRTAGPTSGAWAFAEIDLGGSYAHFTAVAGVLDDAEDAAFQTGLFCVRLDGEIRHLDHSAFGSPRHTELDVTGIRRLRLEIRRPAAGVSPAGPAARTTRPAALAWGNPTLR; encoded by the coding sequence ATGTCCGCCCCCGCCGCGCCCCGGATCTTCATCAGCTACGCCCACGACACCGCCGCCGAGCATTACCGGCAGGTCGGGACCTTCGCCACTTTCCTCCGCGCCCGGATCGGGCTCGACGTCCGGCTGGACCAATGGGACGACGCCTCCCGGCTCGACTGGTCGGCCTGGGCGATCCGCAACATCCTCGCCGCCGATTTCGTGCTGGTGGTCGCCTCGCCGAACTACAAACGGCGGGCGGACGGCGAAGCGCCCTTCGACGAGGGCCGCGGCTCCCAGTTCGAAGCGCGGATCATGCGCGACGCGCTCACCCGCGATCTGGAGCGCGAGACCAGCCGCATCCTGCCGGTGGTGCTGCCGGGCGCTTCGGTCGAGGACATTCCGTCCTTTCTCACCCCGTATTCCACGACGCATTTCCGGATTTCGGAATTCACTGAGGACGGTGTCGCCGGACTGCTCTCCGCGATCACCGGACGCAGCCAGAACGAACGACCGGTGCGCGGGATGTGGCGCGGCGAAACGGATTCCGCGGCCGGACCGGTGCTGGCGACCGAACTGCCGTGGCGCGAGAAGAGCGCCGACATCACCGCCGGCGCCGCGCGGATCGACGGGATCAGCTACGAGCACAGCGTCGTTTTCCGCACCGCCGGACCGACTTCCGGCGCGTGGGCGTTCGCGGAAATCGACCTAGGCGGTTCCTACGCGCATTTCACCGCGGTGGCCGGCGTGCTCGACGACGCCGAGGACGCGGCTTTCCAGACCGGCCTGTTCTGCGTCCGGCTCGACGGGGAAATCCGCCACCTCGACCATTCCGCGTTCGGCAGCCCGCGGCACACCGAACTCGACGTCACCGGCATCCGGCGGCTGCGGCTGGAGATCCGCCGCCCCGCCGCGGGCGTCTCCCCGGCGGGTCCGGCCGCTCGCACCACCCGCCCGGCAGCACTCGCCTGGGGAAATCCGACCCTGCGCTGA
- a CDS encoding serine hydrolase — MNTEALLARLRDELDEGGLRGSFLVRDLGSGREIGIEPDLEFATASLVKVPLVAVTQDRIRRGELDGAQQVEIEPGRAENAGPTGLARFRHPARVSLDDLMYLASAISDSAAADELLALTSPAEVTRTVREWGITGISVRHSLSELNDTPLERFDAAEAHLAHSLAIGAVTEGRGHPVRQLDVSRASSGSARAFADLLTALWTPSKIDPDVSARVRELMGDNLLRQRLAPDFASDSAKWSSKTGTLVNLRHEIGVVEHSDGQSFAVAALTESRVPAAIQPEAEILMARVARALRDHLRARG; from the coding sequence GTGAACACTGAGGCGCTGCTGGCGCGGCTGCGGGACGAACTCGACGAAGGCGGGCTGCGCGGCTCGTTCCTCGTCCGGGACCTCGGGTCCGGCCGCGAGATCGGGATCGAGCCCGACCTGGAGTTCGCGACCGCGTCGCTGGTCAAGGTCCCGCTCGTGGCGGTGACGCAGGACCGGATCCGGCGCGGCGAACTGGACGGCGCGCAGCAGGTGGAGATCGAGCCCGGTCGCGCCGAGAACGCGGGGCCGACCGGGCTGGCGCGCTTCCGGCATCCGGCGCGGGTGTCGCTGGACGACCTGATGTACCTGGCTTCCGCGATCAGCGACAGCGCGGCGGCCGACGAATTGCTGGCCCTCACCTCGCCCGCGGAGGTCACGCGGACCGTGCGGGAGTGGGGCATCACGGGCATCTCGGTGCGGCATTCGCTGAGCGAGCTGAACGACACGCCGCTGGAACGGTTCGACGCTGCCGAAGCGCACCTCGCGCATTCGCTGGCGATCGGCGCGGTGACCGAAGGGCGGGGACATCCGGTGCGGCAGCTGGATGTTTCGCGGGCGAGTTCCGGTTCGGCCCGCGCGTTCGCCGACCTGCTGACCGCGTTGTGGACGCCGTCGAAGATCGACCCGGACGTGTCGGCGCGGGTGCGGGAATTGATGGGCGACAACCTGTTGCGGCAACGGCTTGCGCCGGATTTCGCTTCGGATTCCGCGAAGTGGTCGTCGAAAACGGGGACGTTGGTGAACTTGCGGCACGAGATCGGGGTGGTGGAGCACTCCGACGGCCAGTCGTTCGCGGTCGCGGCGCTGACCGAATCCCGGGTGCCCGCGGCGATCCAGCCGGAGGCGGAGATCTTGATGGCGCGGGTCGCGCGCGCGTTGCGGGACCATCTGCGGGCTCGCGGATAA
- a CDS encoding LysR family transcriptional regulator produces MDLVGSCKAFVSVTEAGSFTGGAAVAQIPQPVASRRIAALEKHLGERLFDRSTRRARLTPFGRDLLPSAQRLVRLAEAMEHDAQRARRRPLRLAVPDTSTTRDLAELEAQARTVEVFLEFRVAGPAERAELVRTQEVRAALVAVPPEDGVWTVPLGLASEAEPDEAVVHLETLRAGRAAGARRRVWVQPEDDVPHVRDRVFRARDAAGLLPAQVEVAATLTTAAASVIGSADLLLCSADQARELGLAWRPAGGVRLARGYDVAAGLGDDVDRVRTPLRAAIARCLGANVAAD; encoded by the coding sequence GTGGACTTGGTCGGCAGCTGCAAAGCGTTCGTGAGCGTGACCGAAGCGGGGAGCTTCACCGGCGGCGCGGCGGTCGCGCAGATCCCGCAGCCGGTGGCGAGCCGCCGGATCGCGGCGCTCGAGAAGCACCTGGGGGAGCGGCTGTTCGACCGGTCGACGCGGCGGGCGCGGCTCACGCCGTTCGGCCGGGACCTGCTGCCGTCGGCGCAACGCCTGGTCCGGCTCGCCGAGGCGATGGAACACGACGCTCAGCGCGCGCGCCGGCGGCCGTTGCGGCTGGCGGTCCCGGACACGTCGACCACTCGTGATCTGGCCGAACTCGAGGCACAGGCGCGGACGGTCGAGGTGTTCCTGGAGTTCCGCGTCGCCGGGCCGGCCGAGCGGGCGGAGCTGGTGCGGACGCAGGAAGTGCGGGCCGCGCTCGTCGCGGTGCCGCCGGAGGACGGGGTGTGGACGGTGCCGCTCGGGCTGGCCAGCGAGGCCGAGCCCGACGAAGCCGTGGTGCACCTGGAAACCCTGCGTGCGGGCCGGGCCGCCGGTGCGCGCCGCCGGGTGTGGGTGCAGCCGGAGGACGACGTGCCGCACGTCCGCGACCGGGTGTTCCGCGCACGGGACGCGGCCGGGCTGCTGCCCGCGCAGGTCGAGGTCGCGGCGACGTTGACGACTGCCGCGGCGAGCGTGATCGGGTCGGCGGATCTGCTGCTGTGCTCGGCGGATCAGGCGCGGGAACTGGGGTTGGCGTGGCGTCCGGCGGGCGGCGTCCGGCTCGCGCGCGGGTACGACGTGGCGGCCGGGCTCGGCGACGACGTCGACCGGGTGCGGACGCCGTTGCGCGCGGCGATCGCCCGCTGTCTCGGCGCGAACGTTGCGGCAGACTGA